From Rhodococcus sp. B7740, one genomic window encodes:
- a CDS encoding MFS transporter encodes MTTNEPAVQPDSDAHTPGTNPKQSPLTVIRAAVVGTVVEYYDFGIYGYMATTIAALFFVSDDPTAALLGTFAAFAVAFFLRVPGGIFFGHIGDKYGRKNALSWTILLMVIATAGIGLLPTYVTLGVWATSVLVLCRCLQGFAAGGELGGANAFVSESAPTRWRATQTSMVNTGTYIGSLLASLCALALNSVFTDEQILSWAWRIPFLLSLVIGGVGIWIRNRLDDTPEFKELENKGETKKLPLSELLSTSGGSVVKIILLGALITGGYYIASVYAATYLRTEGGQTSQAAFLSTSLALVLGVITLPISGYMADRYGRKPVLFAGSFAAIVLGVPMFMMMAGGTLWQAVVGQSVLFIAVSVVNGASYVTYVEMLKTSVRYTGLALGNNTTNMLLGGTAPFIATYLISLTGNPLAPAGYFVFCAVITFATVFFVTETKGTELKTE; translated from the coding sequence ATGACTACGAACGAACCTGCCGTGCAGCCCGACTCGGACGCACACACACCCGGGACGAACCCGAAGCAATCCCCCCTGACAGTAATCCGTGCCGCCGTCGTCGGAACCGTCGTCGAGTACTACGACTTCGGTATCTACGGCTACATGGCCACCACCATCGCCGCACTGTTCTTCGTGTCCGACGATCCGACGGCCGCGCTTCTCGGCACGTTCGCCGCGTTCGCCGTTGCCTTCTTCCTGCGAGTTCCGGGCGGCATCTTCTTCGGACACATCGGCGACAAGTACGGCCGCAAGAACGCGCTCTCCTGGACCATCCTGCTGATGGTGATCGCCACCGCCGGAATCGGATTGCTCCCGACGTACGTCACTCTGGGAGTGTGGGCCACCTCGGTTCTCGTCCTGTGCAGATGCCTGCAGGGCTTCGCTGCAGGTGGCGAACTCGGAGGAGCCAACGCGTTCGTATCCGAGTCCGCGCCGACGCGGTGGCGCGCGACCCAGACGTCGATGGTCAACACCGGCACCTACATCGGATCGCTGCTCGCCTCCCTGTGCGCACTGGCACTGAACTCGGTGTTCACCGACGAACAGATACTCTCCTGGGCGTGGCGGATCCCGTTCCTGCTGAGCCTGGTGATCGGCGGTGTCGGCATCTGGATCAGGAACCGCCTGGACGACACCCCTGAATTCAAGGAACTCGAGAACAAGGGCGAGACGAAGAAGCTTCCCCTCTCGGAGCTACTGAGCACGTCCGGCGGCAGTGTCGTGAAGATCATCCTGCTCGGCGCGCTCATCACCGGTGGTTATTACATCGCATCGGTCTACGCGGCCACGTACCTCAGGACCGAGGGCGGCCAGACCTCTCAGGCAGCGTTCCTGTCGACCTCGCTTGCCTTGGTTCTCGGAGTGATCACCCTCCCCATCTCGGGCTACATGGCCGACAGGTACGGCCGAAAGCCCGTGCTGTTCGCAGGCAGCTTCGCAGCCATCGTTCTCGGTGTCCCGATGTTCATGATGATGGCCGGCGGCACGCTGTGGCAGGCCGTCGTCGGACAGTCAGTGTTGTTCATCGCGGTGTCCGTCGTCAACGGTGCCTCGTACGTGACCTACGTGGAAATGCTCAAGACCTCGGTGCGGTACACGGGCCTGGCCCTGGGCAACAACACCACCAACATGTTGCTGGGTGGCACAGCACCTTTCATCGCCACGTACCTGATCTCACTCACCGGAAATCCGCTCGCACCCGCCGGCTACTTCGTCTTCTGCGCCGTCATCACCTTCGCCACGGTCTTCTTCGTGACCGAGACGAAGGGCACCGAACTGAAAACAGAGTGA
- a CDS encoding FAD-dependent oxidoreductase: protein MSDTDYDVIVIGGGGAGLAAAVTAAENGASVILFEARKELGGSTALSAGLFTAAATSVQRALGIDDSAEKYFQHYMDLNQWMLKPGLIRTFCEQAGPTLEWLLGLGLNVPAKISGNAHQPGLSQAGVEDVWRGHVPKDQGYGLVQVLDAARRRLGIEVVLDTRVQALLTEGDRVVGVVADDVELRSAAVVVASGGFARDPELVDLHFPAANRAGSAAFVVAAEGSRGDHLRYAPSVDASITGDGWGLMLPTVYFQRYHHWQSGFPPKSRIHVNAAGRRFMDEDASYAVSTGIIDGQGGSAWMIFDDNARQNLPAGYADWAPDRIEDEADAGRTLRASSLAELAVLMAVPAAALDSTVERWNAHLPHGEDPDFLRHRTLANKGSTSNPEPIDTAPFYAARILPAELVCTHAGLEIDSESAVLTTRGTPVPGLFAAGEAGAGVLGQRYVGGGNAVANALTMGRIAGRNAALHSVDAQPLTA from the coding sequence ATGTCTGACACCGACTACGACGTCATCGTCATCGGTGGCGGTGGAGCTGGGCTGGCGGCGGCGGTGACGGCGGCCGAGAACGGTGCGTCCGTGATTCTCTTCGAGGCGCGCAAAGAACTGGGTGGATCGACAGCCCTGTCGGCCGGATTGTTCACCGCCGCAGCGACGAGCGTTCAGCGCGCCCTCGGAATCGACGACAGCGCAGAGAAGTACTTCCAGCATTACATGGATCTCAACCAGTGGATGCTCAAGCCCGGCCTGATCAGGACCTTCTGCGAGCAGGCCGGACCGACACTGGAGTGGCTTCTCGGACTCGGATTGAACGTTCCCGCAAAGATTTCCGGTAACGCGCATCAACCGGGACTGAGCCAGGCGGGCGTCGAGGACGTCTGGAGGGGTCACGTCCCGAAAGACCAGGGATACGGACTCGTCCAGGTTCTGGACGCAGCGCGCCGCAGGCTCGGAATCGAGGTCGTTCTCGACACTCGCGTGCAAGCGCTCCTCACCGAGGGCGACCGGGTCGTGGGAGTCGTAGCCGACGATGTCGAACTCCGTTCTGCAGCAGTCGTCGTGGCCTCCGGTGGTTTCGCCCGAGATCCCGAGCTGGTCGATCTTCATTTTCCGGCAGCCAACCGAGCCGGCTCCGCTGCCTTCGTCGTTGCTGCCGAGGGCAGTCGCGGCGACCACCTGCGCTACGCACCGTCGGTGGACGCGTCCATAACCGGCGACGGGTGGGGACTCATGCTGCCCACCGTCTACTTTCAGCGATACCACCACTGGCAGTCCGGGTTCCCCCCGAAATCACGTATTCACGTCAACGCTGCGGGGCGTCGATTCATGGACGAGGACGCCTCGTACGCCGTCTCGACCGGAATCATCGACGGTCAGGGTGGCTCCGCCTGGATGATCTTCGACGACAACGCTCGACAGAATCTGCCTGCGGGATACGCCGATTGGGCACCCGATCGCATCGAGGACGAGGCAGACGCCGGCCGGACCCTTCGCGCATCCTCCCTCGCGGAGCTGGCCGTACTCATGGCGGTGCCCGCCGCGGCCCTCGATTCCACGGTCGAGCGATGGAACGCGCATCTGCCCCACGGCGAGGACCCCGACTTCCTTCGCCACCGAACACTCGCCAACAAGGGCAGTACGTCGAATCCCGAACCCATCGACACCGCCCCCTTCTATGCCGCACGAATCCTCCCCGCCGAATTGGTCTGCACACATGCAGGTTTGGAGATCGATTCCGAATCCGCCGTGCTCACGACACGAGGCACCCCCGTACCCGGCCTGTTCGCTGCAGGCGAGGCAGGAGCGGGAGTTCTCGGGCAGCGCTACGTCGGTGGCGGCAACGCTGTGGCCAATGCACTCACCATGGGCCGGATCGCCGGTCGCAACGCCGCCCTCCACTCCGTCGATGCACAGCCACTGACGGCCTGA
- a CDS encoding SDR family NAD(P)-dependent oxidoreductase, producing MNNPNPGRVVDRTMTAVYPELAGKVAVVTGAAQGMGSVFAKGLAARGVHVVGADINDARMKETAEQLNTELSTDSLVERPGTIIGARADVTVADDHEALARTALAEFGRIDFWINNAGIFPFAYAADITPEQMGATLGVNVEGVLYGSQAAGRHMREGGAIVNMSSVSALRVRKGRGAYCTSKAAVAHLTESLAVEFGDIGIRVNSIAPGYIDTEMTRWVQEDSEALAKALDSVPLHRLGAPEEVFGPLLFLLSDSARYVTGHSIAVDGGSRHV from the coding sequence ATGAATAACCCCAATCCAGGACGCGTCGTCGATCGCACGATGACTGCGGTGTACCCCGAACTGGCGGGCAAGGTTGCCGTCGTCACCGGGGCCGCCCAGGGCATGGGATCGGTGTTCGCCAAGGGACTTGCGGCGCGCGGCGTACACGTCGTCGGTGCCGACATCAACGACGCCCGGATGAAAGAGACGGCCGAGCAACTGAATACGGAGCTGAGCACCGACTCACTGGTCGAACGACCCGGGACGATCATCGGCGCTCGAGCCGACGTCACCGTCGCCGATGATCACGAGGCTCTCGCCCGGACAGCCCTGGCCGAATTCGGCCGGATCGACTTCTGGATCAACAACGCGGGAATCTTCCCGTTCGCCTACGCCGCGGACATCACCCCCGAGCAGATGGGTGCCACGCTCGGCGTGAACGTCGAAGGCGTTCTGTACGGCTCGCAAGCAGCGGGTCGTCACATGCGCGAAGGCGGCGCGATCGTCAACATGTCCTCGGTATCCGCACTTCGTGTCCGTAAGGGCCGCGGTGCCTACTGCACGTCCAAAGCAGCCGTCGCCCACCTGACGGAATCCCTTGCCGTCGAGTTCGGAGATATCGGTATTCGCGTCAATTCCATTGCACCCGGCTACATCGACACCGAAATGACGCGGTGGGTGCAGGAAGATTCCGAAGCGCTTGCCAAAGCTCTGGATTCGGTTCCTCTGCACAGACTCGGAGCACCGGAAGAAGTCTTCGGGCCTCTTCTGTTCTTGCTGTCGGACAGTGCTCGCTACGTGACCGGGCACAGTATCGCGGTGGACGGCGGGTCGCGTCATGTCTGA
- a CDS encoding IclR family transcriptional regulator: MSKTLHHGLVVLELLAEHPNGLSITEIADGIGVHRTVAHRLVRTLEAHHLCRRDEFKRIALGAGLVALAEPVEQDLRTVARPVLEELADQLGATVHLVVRENSTEVRALMVVEPRGAKVHVAFRGGQVDPIDRGSAGLAMLASLPPEDGERAEVARARSVGYAVTHGEVIPSVGGVSAVVPGRRGDAMASLGASVFEIGDEEQLGAAVVAAAARLGRLLR, from the coding sequence ATGTCCAAAACGCTGCATCACGGCCTTGTCGTGCTCGAGCTGTTGGCCGAGCATCCGAACGGCTTGTCGATCACAGAGATCGCCGACGGGATCGGTGTGCACCGCACCGTTGCACATCGGCTGGTTCGCACACTCGAGGCCCATCATCTGTGTCGGCGAGACGAGTTCAAGCGAATTGCCCTCGGTGCCGGGCTGGTGGCACTCGCCGAACCCGTCGAGCAGGATCTGCGAACCGTGGCACGCCCGGTACTCGAAGAACTGGCGGATCAACTGGGCGCGACCGTCCATCTCGTCGTTCGCGAGAATTCAACGGAAGTAAGGGCTTTGATGGTTGTCGAGCCACGAGGGGCGAAGGTCCACGTGGCATTTCGTGGAGGGCAGGTCGACCCGATCGACCGGGGGTCTGCAGGCCTGGCAATGCTCGCGTCCTTGCCCCCGGAAGATGGCGAACGTGCGGAAGTGGCGCGGGCGCGAAGCGTTGGATACGCGGTCACCCACGGCGAAGTGATTCCATCGGTAGGAGGAGTGTCCGCCGTCGTGCCGGGTCGCCGCGGAGACGCGATGGCGAGCTTGGGTGCGTCGGTGTTCGAGATCGGCGACGAAGAACAGCTCGGTGCGGCCGTCGTCGCTGCAGCGGCGCGGTTGGGGCGTTTGCTGCGCTAG
- a CDS encoding nuclear transport factor 2 family protein, with translation MPDPDAGTIAEVQLLYGRQSHAIDSGRATEWAGTFTADGVFDSPSYPEPETGRDRLIAFAQRFFDSASDANERRRHVITNIAVDLVSVDELAVDCYLQIMTTPRGGETRLVRFTSVRDRVVRVDDQWRIQHRTVTRDDA, from the coding sequence ATGCCCGATCCAGATGCGGGAACCATTGCCGAGGTCCAGCTTCTGTACGGCAGGCAGAGCCACGCAATCGATTCCGGACGCGCGACGGAGTGGGCAGGGACCTTCACCGCGGACGGTGTCTTCGATTCACCGAGTTACCCCGAACCCGAGACGGGGAGGGACCGGCTGATCGCCTTTGCGCAGCGCTTCTTCGACAGCGCGTCCGACGCGAACGAGCGGCGCAGGCACGTGATCACGAACATTGCGGTCGATCTCGTGAGCGTCGATGAACTCGCAGTCGACTGTTACCTCCAGATCATGACGACACCACGCGGCGGCGAAACACGCCTCGTCAGATTCACGTCGGTCCGGGATCGTGTTGTGCGAGTCGATGATCAGTGGCGCATCCAGCACAGGACCGTGACCCGCGACGACGCCTGA
- a CDS encoding endonuclease/exonuclease/phosphatase family protein, with protein sequence MKIISINAWGGAMYDELVGWLKAVDAEIICLQEVTRTPNRSGWATFADGERTLPQRLNLFDDVSAALPGYTPYFVANDAGPVTDGEGVELRQDFGIATWVRDDVPVVGLDARFVHSRFVDHAVWDVDDRPRAALTVTVRDRVVGKSVSVIQCHGLRDPAGKGDSPIRLEQARKLAGIVERMRSTSEVVVLCGDLNLLPTSETFALLAEHGMTDLVGDADTRTSIYTKAIRSASYVLVSSPTAVRSFEIVTEPEVSDHRALVLELL encoded by the coding sequence GTGAAGATCATCTCGATCAATGCATGGGGCGGCGCCATGTACGACGAACTCGTGGGATGGCTGAAAGCCGTTGATGCCGAGATCATTTGCCTTCAGGAAGTCACTCGTACTCCGAATCGATCGGGCTGGGCAACGTTCGCAGACGGTGAGCGCACACTGCCGCAGCGGCTCAACCTGTTCGACGACGTGTCGGCCGCGCTCCCCGGGTACACGCCGTATTTCGTCGCCAACGACGCCGGACCTGTCACCGACGGTGAGGGCGTCGAATTGCGTCAGGACTTCGGGATCGCGACCTGGGTGCGTGACGACGTTCCCGTTGTAGGGCTCGACGCGCGGTTCGTCCATTCACGGTTCGTCGATCACGCGGTCTGGGATGTGGATGACCGTCCACGAGCTGCTCTGACGGTCACCGTTCGGGATCGCGTCGTAGGTAAGTCCGTATCCGTCATCCAATGTCACGGTCTGCGCGATCCAGCAGGTAAGGGCGACAGTCCCATTCGGCTGGAGCAGGCCAGGAAATTGGCGGGGATCGTCGAACGGATGCGCTCGACGAGCGAAGTCGTTGTGCTGTGCGGTGACCTGAACCTGCTGCCGACCAGCGAGACGTTCGCACTGCTGGCCGAACATGGGATGACCGACCTCGTGGGAGACGCCGACACTCGAACGTCCATCTACACCAAAGCAATTCGTAGTGCCAGCTACGTGTTGGTGTCGTCACCGACCGCCGTACGAAGCTTCGAGATCGTCACCGAGCCGGAAGTGTCCGATCACCGGGCTCTGGTGCTGGAACTTCTTTGA
- a CDS encoding LysR family transcriptional regulator yields MNHTFDVVTLFLLLDIAEAGSLTAGAERANMTPSAASQRISKLEHGIKQPVLTRLPRGVQLTEAGEILTSRARLFRREMRAASGDLEAIRGLERGSVRLGSFPTVSASLLSDALKDYHSRWPGVDVRVRSAVRPQLLDMLHSSEIDLALLWSYAWTEEAERSLSLEPLMEDQTVLLLPIDDDRRGRDVSLHDLRGARWIIRSNDHPAAEVLYRSCRVAGFEPDVVYEAHDYQEIEAMVAAGVGIAMVPRLSVVHHRPDVTTIAFLDTDRVPTRVIYIASLARRQYTPAMYAISNALRGASERSTYMPAGSDPKAAGTADKDQRSSSTRAR; encoded by the coding sequence ATGAACCACACGTTCGACGTCGTGACGTTGTTCCTTCTGCTCGACATCGCCGAGGCCGGCTCCCTGACCGCAGGTGCCGAGCGAGCGAACATGACTCCCTCGGCAGCGTCCCAACGCATCAGCAAACTCGAACACGGCATCAAACAGCCGGTCCTCACTCGCCTGCCGCGCGGCGTACAGCTCACCGAGGCCGGCGAGATCCTGACCAGCCGGGCCCGCCTGTTTCGCCGCGAGATGCGTGCCGCGAGCGGCGACCTGGAGGCCATCCGGGGCCTCGAACGTGGATCGGTCCGGCTCGGCTCGTTTCCCACGGTCAGTGCGTCGCTGCTCTCCGACGCGTTGAAGGACTATCACTCGCGATGGCCGGGGGTGGACGTTCGTGTTCGGTCGGCCGTTCGACCGCAATTGCTGGACATGCTCCATTCGAGCGAGATCGACCTGGCACTGCTGTGGAGCTACGCCTGGACGGAAGAGGCAGAACGATCGCTGTCACTCGAGCCTCTGATGGAAGACCAGACCGTGCTGCTGCTTCCGATAGACGACGATCGCCGGGGACGGGATGTGTCCTTGCACGACCTCCGAGGCGCGCGGTGGATCATTCGGAGCAACGACCACCCGGCAGCGGAGGTTCTCTATCGCAGTTGCCGCGTAGCAGGATTCGAGCCCGACGTCGTGTACGAAGCCCACGACTACCAGGAAATCGAGGCCATGGTGGCCGCAGGCGTCGGCATCGCTATGGTCCCCCGACTGTCGGTGGTCCACCACCGACCCGACGTCACCACCATCGCTTTCCTCGACACCGATCGTGTTCCGACCCGGGTCATCTACATCGCCTCACTCGCGCGACGCCAGTACACCCCGGCTATGTACGCGATCTCGAACGCTTTACGCGGCGCATCCGAACGCAGTACGTACATGCCCGCCGGGTCGGATCCAAAGGCTGCCGGCACAGCAGACAAGGATCAAAGAAGTTCCAGCACCAGAGCCCGGTGA
- a CDS encoding SLC13 family permease has product MTSIEILPLIALVAMFVIATFFPINIGILGFIGAFVVGYFALGFDDKEILNEFPSSIVLTIVGVTYFFGMAKRNGTIDLLVNSCIRAVHGRVTVVPWVFFFVASVLTALGTFSPAAVALIVPAAMAFAARTGMSPLVMGIMVINGAHAGAFSPISVSGVLVRDIVENNGLALNPWTLFFASYGINLLLSVLTVVGYAALARMKGFEYTATGSTDPAPGSGPVGGSPIETSVPAGGSTGSTGGGSTAGGSTAVLTRPTTTTLVDAPAPVTFVQKLTLFLIGALLVLVLVLHLPISFIAIGAGAVLAFTDLKKQNEAIADISWSTVLLVAGMVTYISILQEVGTIDHLAEMAITIGAPIIVAIVLCYVIGITSAFASSTALLAAVIPLAMPLLGTGALPVVGVVAALAISATVVDVSPFSTNGALVLANAQNIERPRFYRQLLLNAGVVVAIAPALCWLILVVVPALF; this is encoded by the coding sequence ATGACTTCCATCGAGATCCTCCCGCTCATCGCGTTGGTTGCGATGTTCGTGATCGCAACCTTTTTTCCGATCAATATCGGCATCCTCGGATTCATCGGTGCCTTCGTGGTCGGATACTTCGCGCTGGGATTCGACGACAAGGAAATCTTGAACGAGTTCCCCAGCTCGATCGTGTTGACCATCGTCGGCGTCACCTACTTCTTCGGTATGGCCAAACGCAACGGCACCATCGATCTGCTGGTGAACAGTTGCATCAGGGCGGTGCACGGTCGGGTGACGGTGGTGCCCTGGGTGTTCTTCTTCGTCGCCTCGGTCTTGACGGCGCTCGGCACATTCAGCCCCGCCGCGGTCGCATTGATCGTGCCCGCTGCCATGGCATTCGCAGCACGAACCGGCATGAGCCCGCTGGTCATGGGCATCATGGTGATCAACGGTGCCCACGCTGGCGCGTTCTCCCCTATCTCCGTTTCCGGCGTTCTGGTTCGTGACATCGTCGAGAACAACGGCCTCGCGCTCAACCCGTGGACGCTGTTCTTCGCCAGTTACGGCATCAACCTGCTGCTCTCGGTGCTGACGGTCGTCGGCTACGCGGCCCTGGCCCGGATGAAGGGCTTCGAGTACACCGCAACAGGATCCACCGATCCCGCACCCGGCAGCGGCCCGGTGGGCGGATCGCCGATCGAGACGTCGGTCCCCGCCGGCGGCAGCACCGGAAGCACCGGCGGTGGCAGCACGGCAGGCGGCAGCACTGCGGTGCTCACTCGCCCGACCACAACCACGCTGGTCGACGCGCCGGCCCCGGTCACGTTCGTGCAGAAGCTCACGCTGTTCCTCATCGGCGCACTTCTGGTGCTCGTTCTCGTGTTGCACCTGCCGATCAGCTTCATCGCCATCGGAGCCGGAGCAGTCCTGGCGTTCACGGATCTGAAGAAGCAGAACGAGGCCATCGCAGACATCAGTTGGTCGACGGTTCTGCTGGTCGCGGGCATGGTCACCTACATCTCGATCCTGCAGGAAGTCGGCACCATCGATCATCTCGCCGAAATGGCGATCACCATCGGCGCTCCGATCATCGTGGCCATCGTGCTCTGCTACGTCATCGGCATCACCTCGGCGTTCGCGTCCTCCACTGCGCTGCTGGCCGCCGTCATTCCGCTGGCCATGCCCTTGCTCGGAACCGGTGCACTGCCGGTCGTCGGTGTCGTCGCTGCTCTGGCCATCTCGGCCACCGTCGTCGACGTCTCGCCCTTCTCGACCAACGGTGCGCTCGTGCTGGCCAACGCGCAGAACATCGAACGCCCACGCTTCTATCGCCAGTTGCTGCTCAATGCCGGAGTCGTCGTGGCCATCGCGCCGGCTCTGTGCTGGCTGATCCTGGTTGTCGTCCCCGCCCTGTTCTGA
- a CDS encoding PrpF domain-containing protein has product MFTLRGTWMRGGTSKCWLFNAVDIDPYVAEAGGLDNILTAAFGSGDPRQLDGVGGGSSTTSKAAIVRRSSAPGIDVDYLFAQVAIENRTVEWGSNCGNCATAIGLYAVQTGLVAVDDRVTVVRMRNENTGAILTAEISTPGGRIPAEGGAAVPGTTALGVPVGLTFTDPAPDRPTMLPTGAEIDRVTLGDCEFRGTFVRAGAPAAFFDAADFGLDGSESNDVVAAHVPTLIALRRLAALRMGLSKPEEPVSHAVPKVGIIGPPVDYTTTTGERVAAADYDISVRMLSMMAPHPAIGLTSAVAVAAAATVTGGVVIANARIGWPGSLRIGTAAGVLDVDYVTDRDGFLLSVTLHRAVRRIATADLFVVPMPTLVGAH; this is encoded by the coding sequence ATGTTCACTCTTCGTGGAACCTGGATGCGTGGGGGGACCAGCAAGTGCTGGTTGTTCAACGCGGTCGATATCGACCCGTACGTCGCCGAGGCCGGCGGGCTCGACAACATCCTCACTGCCGCGTTCGGTTCCGGCGATCCACGGCAACTCGACGGAGTGGGTGGGGGCAGTTCGACGACCTCCAAGGCCGCGATCGTTCGTCGCTCCAGCGCTCCGGGTATCGACGTCGACTACCTCTTCGCTCAGGTCGCCATCGAGAACCGCACGGTCGAGTGGGGCAGCAACTGCGGAAACTGTGCGACGGCGATCGGCCTGTACGCCGTGCAGACCGGTCTCGTCGCCGTCGACGATCGCGTCACCGTCGTGCGCATGCGCAACGAGAACACCGGTGCAATTCTCACCGCGGAGATCTCGACCCCGGGCGGACGCATTCCTGCCGAAGGCGGCGCCGCTGTCCCCGGAACCACGGCCCTCGGTGTGCCGGTGGGGCTCACCTTCACCGACCCTGCCCCTGACCGACCGACGATGCTTCCCACCGGCGCAGAGATCGATCGAGTTACGCTCGGCGACTGTGAGTTCCGAGGAACATTCGTTCGTGCCGGTGCACCCGCCGCGTTCTTCGATGCCGCCGATTTCGGGCTGGACGGTTCGGAAAGCAACGATGTCGTCGCCGCGCACGTCCCCACACTCATTGCGCTGCGTAGGCTGGCAGCGCTGAGAATGGGACTCAGCAAGCCCGAAGAGCCTGTCTCGCATGCCGTTCCGAAGGTCGGAATCATCGGACCTCCCGTGGACTACACCACGACCACCGGTGAGCGCGTCGCCGCTGCGGACTACGACATCTCGGTGCGCATGCTCTCCATGATGGCACCGCACCCGGCGATAGGACTGACGTCGGCGGTGGCTGTTGCAGCGGCCGCCACGGTCACGGGTGGTGTGGTCATTGCCAACGCCCGCATCGGCTGGCCCGGATCGCTCCGCATCGGCACAGCGGCAGGTGTGCTGGACGTCGACTACGTCACGGATCGGGACGGATTTCTGCTATCGGTCACTCTTCATCGAGCGGTGCGTCGTATCGCCACCGCCGATCTGTTCGTCGTGCCCATGCCCACTCTCGTCGGTGCGCACTAG
- a CDS encoding LysR family transcriptional regulator: MFDTRRLLLLVEVVRTGSITAAATRLSFTTSAVSQQLSKLEIEAGQPLLERHARGVRLTEAGEVLVRHAERIETQLLAARNELEDLSGLRAGTLRIGTFPTAGASLLPPVVKLFKSRHPAVALTVRSSRFAGLRGMLDTREVELSLLWDYEWARITDSDLTVHQLMIDPPMLVVSVNHHLAERSSIHMNELEHEQWITREDTHPVGAALERACHAAGFSPSVSFAANDYQEAQAMVAVDLGVSFAPRMALSNIRDDVRLVPLTGAPSRRILLAHLAEQKLSPSATVLLKMFEDVAARF, encoded by the coding sequence ATGTTCGACACCCGACGCCTGCTGCTTCTGGTGGAGGTCGTGCGAACCGGATCCATCACGGCGGCCGCAACTCGGTTGAGCTTCACCACATCTGCGGTCTCGCAGCAGCTGAGCAAGCTCGAGATCGAAGCCGGGCAACCACTGCTCGAGCGCCACGCCAGGGGAGTTCGACTGACCGAGGCGGGTGAGGTTCTGGTGCGTCATGCAGAACGAATCGAGACGCAATTGCTCGCTGCACGAAACGAACTCGAAGACCTCTCCGGCCTGCGCGCCGGGACGCTGCGAATAGGAACCTTCCCCACCGCAGGGGCCAGTCTGCTACCGCCCGTGGTGAAGCTGTTCAAATCTCGTCATCCTGCGGTGGCACTGACGGTGCGCAGCTCGCGATTCGCCGGGCTCCGGGGGATGCTCGACACCCGTGAGGTGGAGCTGTCCCTACTCTGGGACTACGAGTGGGCCAGAATCACCGACTCGGACCTGACGGTGCACCAACTCATGATCGACCCGCCCATGCTCGTCGTATCCGTCAATCATCATCTTGCCGAGCGTAGTTCGATCCACATGAACGAGCTGGAACACGAGCAGTGGATCACCAGAGAGGACACTCATCCGGTGGGTGCAGCGCTCGAACGGGCATGCCATGCTGCCGGGTTCTCGCCGTCGGTGTCGTTCGCAGCGAACGACTATCAGGAGGCTCAGGCCATGGTGGCGGTGGACCTCGGCGTCTCGTTCGCACCCCGGATGGCGCTGTCCAATATTCGAGACGATGTGCGATTGGTCCCGTTGACGGGCGCACCGTCGCGTCGAATCTTGCTGGCCCACTTGGCGGAACAGAAGCTCTCGCCGAGTGCGACCGTGCTACTGAAGATGTTCGAGGACGTCGCCGCCCGATTCTGA